One Chthonomonadales bacterium genomic window, AAGCTTGCCCAAAACCTCCAAACGCCGCTGTTGTCTGACGCTCAATGTGATTGTCCCCATACCCATTAGCATGCGGACAAAGTCCCTGAGCAATAACACCGGACATATTCCCTGAGCAGTTACACCGACGGCGCGCGCCTCTTGCCAGATAGCGGACGACGTAGTACAATACGCATGGCCCCGCTGCGTCCACAGCTACCCGGAAGGACGGTGACCACCCTCATGTTCTGCGTCGCGTGCGGAGCACGCAACCCTGAGGATTCCAACTACTGCAAGCGGTGCGGCCGCAGGATCGAGACCGATGATGCCGCTCAGGCCGCCGCGGCGGACGCGCCGCCGCCCTCAGGCTCGGTCTCGCCTCCCGCCGGTACCGCAGTGATCGGGGACGGCGGCGCTGCCGGCATTGCTCCGCCTCAGGGCCCGGAGCCCGCCGCGGAGGACGCCGAGCCTGGCTCACTGCCGCATCGCCTGCTCGCCGCGTTTCGCAAGTACGAGGAGGGCGACCTGAGCGCGGCGGTGGCGCTGTGCGCACGTGCCGTCGAGCAGTTCCCCGGCTCCGCGGACGCGCACGCGCTGCTGAGCACGCTGCACGAGAAGAGCGGCAATCTGGAGGGCGCGATCGCCGAGCGTGAGCGCGTGCTGGAGATCACGCCGGGCAGCCCCACCGACGCCGAGCGCCTCGCGCTGCTCCGGTCGGGCACCATGCAGGTGTCGCGGCGCCACATCGTGTCGGCGCACCCGGCCCGTGCGGGCCTGCTCGACACGCCTCGCGGCGCGCTGGCCGTTGCCGCGTGCGTGGCGGTCCTCGTCTTCAGCGCGGCCGGCGGGCTGCTCTGGATGCAGTCGCGGCAAGCGGCGCGGGCCGAGCCCGGAGCCGCGAAGCCGCAGGCTCCCGTGCCGCAGCGTCCAGAGCCGGTCGGGCCGCAGGCGGCCTGGACGGCCCAGCCCGGCGTCGCGGGCGCCGCGACGGGCGCTCCGGTCGGCGCGGCTCAGCCGCCCAACGGGCAGCAGGCCCAGGTCGACGCCGCGCAGCGGTCCGTGGTCGGCGGCCTCCGGCCGCCGACCAACGCGCACCGCGCCTCGCGCGAACAGGCCGGCTACGCGGCGATGGCGCCCGAGGGCATGGTGCCGCCGGCCAGCGTGACTCTGCCGCCGAGTGGCTCGCTCGGGGCCAACGTCGACGGTCGCGGAGCCGGACAGGCCGGCTCGGTCACCTATATCCTGCCCGACCAGGGCTCCGCGTCGGCCGGCCAGGCGCCCGCCGCGGCCGCGCAGGACACGGCGGCCCGAGGGCCAGGCAAGATCGAGATCGTCGTCTCGGACGACACGCGGGACGCCGCGGGCAGCGGTGGGTCGCAGTCGGCCCCGGGTGGCAGCGGCCGTCTCGCGTCCACGATGGACTCTCGCTCTCGCCGCGCCATCGCGCTAGACCTCCAGATGAAAGGGGACTACCGGCGAGCCGCCGCCGAGTATCTGAAGTCGCTCGACGGCGCCGGCGACGAGGCCGCGCTGATCCACCAGCGAATCGCGCTCTGTTATCAGCGGCTAAACGAGAAGGACCGCGCCGTATCGCACTACTCCGAGGCCGTCAAGGCGTTCCGCGAGCAGAAGGAGGCCGGGCGAAAGCCCGACGCGGCGGCACAGGGGATCAAGGCATGCGAGGCGGGGATCCAGGCGTGCAAGTAGCCCTCGGGCGCGCGGGGCGCCTGGCCCTCTGTGGGCCTCTCGCCGCCGTGCTTCTCGCCGCGCGCGCGGTTCCCGCCGCGGGGCAGGAGACGCGGCGGCCGCTCGTGCTGATCCTCTCGCAGCCCGCCACGGGCAGCCCCGGCGCCGACTTCGTGGACATGAGCTACTTCGTCGTGCGTGGGCTCACCGCGTCCGGGAAGTTAGAGGCGCTCGTCTTTCGCCCGGACGCTCCCCCCGTTCAGCAGGCGCTCGGCAGCGGTCGGCTGCAGACGGCGGATGTCACCACTCCCCTCTCGCTGGACGCCGCGCACAGGGTCGCCGCCGCCGTTGGCGCGGACCTGCTTTTGCGGGTGGGGGGCGCGCGAACGAGCAGGGGCATCTCCGCGTCCGCACAACTGGATCAGCGCCTGGGGCAGGCCGCCTGGAGCAGCCTGTTCAGCATCGAGCTCGAGCCATACCGCGGAAGGAGCCAGCGCAGCCAGCTTGTCGACGCCGTGAACGCCCATGTCTCGGCCATCGTTGAGCGCGTCACCGGGGCGCGCCCGGCGCCCATCACGGAGCAGTCGGGGCCCGTCGCTCGCCCGGACGGGGCCGGCAAGGGCAAGGGTGAGCCGGCCGGCCCGCCGCCGACCGCGGACCGTCCCGGGCCCGGCAGCGACCCCAAGCCGCCTACGGACAGCGGAGCGGCGGAGGCTCCAGCGCCGCGGAGCGAGACGCCCACGGCGCGCGAGGTGCTCATCGCCCAGTTTCGGCGGGGAGGCGACAGCGCCAACCTGATCGTGGCGGTGCGCCGCGCGATCGACGAGCGCCCGCGCGACCCGGCACTGCGGCGCGAGCTCGTGGAGGCCTATCGCGATCGCGGCTGGTCGGCCGCCGCGCGCGACGAGGCGGCGCGCGCCCTCGCCCTCGCGCCGGAGGACGCCCTTCTCCGGCGCCTGCTCGGCGACACGCTGGCGGAGAGCGGCGATCTGGCGGCGGCGCTCGAGACCTACCGCGAGGCCGTCCGCCTGAGCCCGAGCGCGTCGAACCAGGTGGCACTGGGCGACGCGCTGTGGGAGAGCGCGCAGCCTGACGAGGCCCAGCAGGCCTACGAAGCGGCGGCGCGGGCCGACGCCAGGGACCCGGCGCCGCAGCGGCGTCTGGCCCTGCTCAATGCCCGCCGTGGCAAGCTTGCCGAGAGCGCCGACAGGATGCGCGCCGCCGCGGCGCTGACCAGCGACTCGACGGCGGACGCCTTCACAGGCGACCTCTCGGAGTTGATGGCCCTCGCCGAGGGCGTCGTGTCCGACTTGCTGGCCGACATGCAGCGCGCGCACAGTGCCTTTCTAGGCGGCACCCATACGCGCGAGCAGGCCTTCAGGGCGTTTGAGGCCGCCAGGGACCGGCTGCAAGGCATCCTGAGGTATCTGGACTCGCTGCCCGCGAGGGGGCCCGCCGCGACCGTCGCCGCGCTCCATATGCAGGCCACCGCGCTCGGCGCGCAGGCCGCCGAGGTCGGGCTGCTCGCGCTTCAGTCGCAGAGCGACACCGAGGACCGCGAGTACTCACTGCTGCGGCTGGAGGCCGTGCGCCAGCTCGCCGAGGCCGGAACGAAGCGCAAGGCGCTCGCGGAGCATCGCTGAGGTCATGGAGCAGGTGGGATCAGAAGAGGTCGAGTCGCTCCTGCGCGGGCAGGCCCTCCGGCGTCGGGCGGGGAATGAGGGAGTCGAAACGGTCGCCGAACGCCTCGCGCAGCCGGAGCGCGAACTTGTAGAGCTTCTCTACATAGTAGGTCACGCTCTCGTCGTTCGAGGTGTAGTCCCCGCTGCGCCCTAGCCGCCCATTCGCGCGCTCGTAGACCCTCAGGTACTCGCCGACCGGCGTGTCGCGGGCCACCTCGGCCACCCGCTGCTTCGCCGCGCTCGTGAAGGTCTTGTCCGTCACGCGCTCTCGCCGCGACAGCCGCTCGATCGACACGCGGTGGCGGACCAGGTCCTCGATGGTGGCGGCGTAGAGCGCGCCGATCTCCTCCACGCGGTGCGCAAGGAGCAGGTCGACCGCGCTCGCCAGGAAGTCGCGGCCGTAGGGCTCGTCGGCGCGCGAGCGCAGCGAGGCGCCGCGGAACGTTTTCTCGCCGTCGTACCCTTCCAGCACGTAGTTCTTCGTTTTCAGCGACACCATCGCGCGGAAGCGCCCGTCGAACGCCAGTCGGATGCCTTCCGCCAGACACCGCGCACCCACCGCCTCGACGTAGGCGCGCTCGGCTCCCTCGCCCGCCACCTCGGGCGGAGGCACGAAGTAGACGCCGTCCGTGTCGATCTCGATCACGCGACTGCCGGACGCCTCCATGTCGGCCGCGATCCGCTGCACGAGCTCGCGGCCGAGCTCAGTGACCCGTCCGGCAGCGGCGGGGTCGTTGAAATTGAACCCGGCCGCCCCCAGGTAGCCGTAGAACGAGTTCACGAGCACCTTGAACGAGCCCTGCAGACCATCCCACAGGTGGCGCTCAGCGCCCTCGGCGCCCTGCGCTCGCGCCTTGGCCTCCAGCCGGCGCCTCGTCAACTCGCGCAGCGCGGGAAGGAAGATGCCGAGCGAGTCGGTCACCGGGGCGATGCGCTGCGTCAGCATGAGGCTCGGGTACAGACTCTCGACATCGGCCTTCACCACGCGGTCGATGACCCCGGTCATTCGTACGTCCGTGTAGCCCCCGGCGTACGAGACGGTCGGGAGCGGCCGCGGGATGGCGGCGCCTCGGGCCAGGTACTCGCGCACGAACAGCGAGTTGATCTTCTCGCCGCTGCCGCTGACGGCGCACGAGCCGTAGGCGTCAGGCACCATCTGCGTCTGGTAGAACTCGGTGGCCGTCACGAGCTCCGCCAGGCGAGCCGTCTCGCGGATGTCTTGCGCGGCGTAGGTCAGCACGCGCTCGGGGTCCTCGCGGTAGACGCTCGCGATGGCCGCGCCGGGCAACTCCACCCGGTCGTTCTCGGCGATGCCGAAGGAGCGGGCCGCCTCCTTAAGCCCATAGCTGCTGAGCGAGGCGCGCGCCCAGTCGAAGCGTTGCACGGCCAGATAGGTGTCGATCACGTGGCGGCCGAACAGATAGACCGGCACGAACGGCCGGGTGATGCCGCCGATAGCGAAGTTGCGCTCGGTGCCCGCGCGCGGCTCGGAGCCGTCGCGCCCGAGCGCCAGGCGGATGCCGTGCGCGCGGGCGCGCGCCATCAGATAGGGGAGGTCGAACCTGAAGATGTTGTGGCCCTCAAGGATGTCTGGGTCCCACTCTCTCACGAGCGCCACCAGGTCGTTCAGGATGTCGCGCTCGTCGCCCCGCAGCAGCTCGACCGGGTGCCCGGTCGCTCCGCACGCGGCGATCAGGATGCGGCTGCCGGGCTCGCTGGGAGAGAGTCCGTCCGTTTCAAGGTCTACCTGCATGCGGACCACGTCGCCGAGGGTCAGCCCCTTAAACAGCGTCTTGCCGGTGCGGGTGAGGGCCAGCCTGGTCGCGGAGCCGTAGGTGAGGTGCTCCACGTGCTGGGTGCGCAGGAGGAAGCGAGCGTCGAGGAAGGCGCGTCGGTCGGGGAACTCGCACAGCCAGCGAAACGCCGCGTCGCCCTCAAGCTCCACCACGCGGGCGTCGGCCAGTGGGAGCGTCTCGGTCAGGAGCAGCCAGGGCGAGAAGGGCTCGCGGGTCGTCTCGACCCTGCCGTCGGCCAGTCGGCGCCACAGGCACAGGTGGCCCTCCAGTGGCTCGGCGGCCACGATGCGCTCGGTGGGGTCACGGCCGAACAGCACCGCCTCGTGCGCGGCCGGCGGCGCGGGCGCCTCCGGGGCGAGGTCGTCGAGGTCGAAGAGGGTGGGCTGCTGCATGGCGCGCGACGAGGCGGCGCCCTACGCGGGGCCGCCGTCGGTGGGCGCGGCGCTGCCGTCCAGCCGCTCACGGGCCACGCAGTCCTCGTCGAAGACCAGAGTGTCGAGCACCTGGCGGGTGCGCTCCACGCTCATGGGCATGAAGCGCCCGTGCCCGCGCACGTAGACGGTGCCGTCCGCATCGCGGATCTCCCCCTCCGCCTGCCAGATGCGCCTCCGGTGCTCCGTTGACCAGCCGACGACGGTTACCTCGGTGCCGATGGGCACGGCGCGGCGGTACTCCAGGTTGAGCTCGATCGCCATGCAGAAGCGGCCTGCCGCCATCGCCGGCGCCCAGCCCATCGTCTCGTCGAGCAGCGCCGCCAGCACGCCCCCATGTGCGATGCCGGCAAAGCCCATGTGCGGCACGTCCGGGGTGAACCGGGTCCATACGCGCTCGCCGTCGGTGTGGAATCGGCGCCTCAGGCCATGCGGGTTGTCATCGCCGCAGACAAAGCAGCGGTGCGAATTGGGCAGCTTCGGGTGGCTCATGTGCGTGGTGTTCGCGCGGGACGAACGCCTCGGGCGTACCTCCGACCGTCAGGTGGAGGAGTGGGACGGATGCGGCACTCTCGGATCCCTTAGGTTCTAGAAATATCTGGCGGCGGCTGGAACCTGACCGGCGCTGGCGGCGTATACCAATTAGCGCATGTCCTCCTTTTCAAGGAATACCATCGTCGTGATGGGAGCCCGCCGCCCTTCGGGGAGGCGGGCTTTCTCTTTTGTGAGGAGGGTTCCAGCGGGGCTCCGCCGGGGCCGGTGCCGGGACGGTCAGCGCGGCGCGATGATGACGCATCGGTTGGGCTCGACGCCCTCGCTGTAGGTGCGCACCTCGGGGTCATCGAGCAGGGCGCGGTGCACCAGACGGCGCTCGTGCGGCGGCAGAGGGTCGAGCTCGCACTCCTCCGCCCGCTCCTTCACCTGGGCCGCGCATTCCAGCGCCATCGTCCGCAGCCTCTCGGCGCGCTGTTCGCGGTAGCCGCCCGCGTCCAGGAGTATGCGCGCGTTCTCGTTCGTCCGGCGCGCGACGATCAGGTTGACCAGGTACTGGAGCGCATCGAGCGTGCGGCCGCTGTGCCCGAACACCTGCGCACCCTCCTCGCCGAGGAGCTCAATATGGATGTAGGCGTCCTGCTGGTCGTGCAGCTTCGCCGACATTTCCAGGCCGCTGGCCGCGCAGATCTCCTGGACCACGGAGTGCGCCAGGTCCTGGGTGCTGAGCGCGCGCTCCTCGCCGGCGTCGTCCGGCTCTGCGACCGGGTTGCTGGTATCCGCCACTCGGATCCTCCCTCAGCGTGACCGCTTGCGGCGCGGTCGCACTCGCGCGGAAGCCTGGGGCGCCGTCGTTCGCCCCGCCGTCTCGCGGGGGGCTCCGGCCCCGTTACGGGCCGGCTCGGCACGCTGCGGGGCGGCGGCCGGCTCCACGGCGCTGAGTTGGCGCTCGCGATGCGGCTTGTAGACGTACTCGTACTGCTGCCATATGGAGAACAGGTTCAGGGCGAGCCAGTAGAGCACGAAGGCCGACGACCATTTGTAGCTCAGGAACATCCAGAAGAAGATGACCGAGGTCATCAGCGCCATCATGTTCTGGCTCTGCTGCTGCTGCGGGTCCTGCGCCGGGGTCATCCGCATCGTCACGTAGTTGGTGATGCAGTAGAGCGCGAGCAGAGGCACGTCGGGTTGAGCAAGGTTGCGCGCGATGGCCGACTGGCCCATGAACTCGGGCGACCCCTTGGCCAGCCCGCTGCCGATCCAGAGGAACTTGCCGTGCGCGAAGGCGATCTCGTACTCGCGGATGGCGGTGTAGATGCCGATGAGGAACGGCATCTGCAGGAGCGCGGGCAGACAGCCGGCGAGCGGATTGACACCGTGGAGCTTGTAGAGCTCCATCGTTTTGGCCTGCAGCTCCTGGCCCTTGAACTTCTTCTTCAGGTCGTTGACGAGCGGCTGCATGCGCTGCATCTCGCGCATCGACGCGTACTGCCGCTTGGTGAGCGGAAGCAGCAGCATCTTCACGGCGACCGCGAGGAGGATCAGGGCGAGCGCGTAGCTGAAGGCCGGGGTGCTGCCGGTCGCCTTCACGAGCCCGTCGATCATCTTGTAGCGGAAGTCCGCGGAGTTGCGCCGGTCGATCCGCTTCTCGAGCCCGGCCATCGGGCCGTCGGGCATATTATCGGTCGGCGTCGTCAGGCGGCGGGCGGCGGCCGTCTTCGGGAACTCGTCGCGGAGCTGGCGCCACATCTGGTGAGCCTGGTCGAGGCCGGTTGGCTTGGTGGCGGCGTAGCGTCCGGCGCTATAGAGCGCCTCGGCGGCAACCTCGGGCCGGGCCTTGCGCTGCTCGCGGACGATGCGGTTGTACTCGTTGAGCGCGTCCTGGTACAGGCCGTCCTGCTCGAGCTGATGCGCTCTGGCGAGGGGATCGGCGGGCGCGGCGGGGGCCTCGGGCCGGCCGGCGGCGCCGGGTGGCGTCTGCGGCGTGCCCTGGGCCGCGGCGCGCGGACGGCCGTAGACCGCAAAAAAGACCATCGCCCATAGGACGATAGTCAATGGGAAGAGGCGACGCATTCTGTTCCTCAGCATCAAGTGGGCCGTCATCGCGCTCCCCGCGTCTCGACCAAGCGCGCTATGGGACCGGGTCGTGTCCGCCGCGGCTGAACGGGTTGCACCGCAGAATGCGCCAGCACCCGAGCGAGGCGCCCTTCAGCAGGCCGTATCTGCCGATGGCCTGAGCCGTGTACTCCGAGCAGGTAGGGTAGAAGCGACAGGCGGGCGGCCGAAACCGGCCGGTCGCCTGATACAGCCGTATCAGGGCAACTGCCGCGCGCCGGGGCGCCGTCCGGACGAAGGCGACCACCGGCGCGGTCCTCCGCCGCGCGTCCGCGAACCCTCTCATCGCGGGCCGAACGAAGCCACGCCGAGGTGCGCCATCAGCCCCTTGGCCGAGTCTCTCAGCGCGTCGAAGTCGGCGTCTCGCATGGGGGCGCGCCCCACGAAGATCAGATCGAAGCCGCGTCGCATCCCCGGCAGGGCGGCTCGACAGATCTCGCGCATGCGCCGCTTCGCGCGATTGCGCTGCACGGCCCCGCCGACCTTCTTGCCGATCGAGTAACCGATCCGAACGAGCTCCGATCGGTTCTGCCGGGCATACAGCACCAAAAAGGTGTTGGCCTGCGAGCGTCCGCGGCGATAGACTGCCTGGAAGTCGCGCGCCCGACGCAGGCGGTTGCACTCCGGAAGCACGCAGACGCTCCGCGCGGCGCGCTACACGGTGAGTCGCTCGCGGCCCTTCAGGCGGCGAGCGCGCAGAACGTTGCGGCCGTCCTTGCTGCTCATGCGCCTCATGAAGCCGTGCACCCTCTTGTGCCGGCGCTTCTTCGGCTGATAGGTCCGTTTCACTCGTGTGCCCTCCGCATCGCTTGGAAGGCTATTATAGCACAATCGAGTCGGCGCAGCAACGCCGCCGCGAGGGCCGCGCGCCCGCTACTCTCGGGGCGTCGGCGACGCGACTGCCGGCAGCTCAGGCGGCGCGTCCGATGGCCTCGGGCTGGCGGAAGGATGGCTGGGGGGACGAGGAGCGCTCTGCTGGCGCCGCTCACGGAGCGGCCCGCCGTGGCCCCGGGCGCTCCCGAGCGGCCGGGGCCACGATGCCGACTGTGATACCACGGATCGTGCTCGACACATCGGGCACTGGCGCCGGTCCGCCGCACGGTCCGCCACACAGGCGCTTGACATCGCCTGTGGGCTACCGTACAATGCGTGTGTGACGCACCTTACTTCAGCC contains:
- a CDS encoding tetratricopeptide repeat protein: MTTLMFCVACGARNPEDSNYCKRCGRRIETDDAAQAAAADAPPPSGSVSPPAGTAVIGDGGAAGIAPPQGPEPAAEDAEPGSLPHRLLAAFRKYEEGDLSAAVALCARAVEQFPGSADAHALLSTLHEKSGNLEGAIAERERVLEITPGSPTDAERLALLRSGTMQVSRRHIVSAHPARAGLLDTPRGALAVAACVAVLVFSAAGGLLWMQSRQAARAEPGAAKPQAPVPQRPEPVGPQAAWTAQPGVAGAATGAPVGAAQPPNGQQAQVDAAQRSVVGGLRPPTNAHRASREQAGYAAMAPEGMVPPASVTLPPSGSLGANVDGRGAGQAGSVTYILPDQGSASAGQAPAAAAQDTAARGPGKIEIVVSDDTRDAAGSGGSQSAPGGSGRLASTMDSRSRRAIALDLQMKGDYRRAAAEYLKSLDGAGDEAALIHQRIALCYQRLNEKDRAVSHYSEAVKAFREQKEAGRKPDAAAQGIKACEAGIQACK
- a CDS encoding DNA polymerase, which encodes MQQPTLFDLDDLAPEAPAPPAAHEAVLFGRDPTERIVAAEPLEGHLCLWRRLADGRVETTREPFSPWLLLTETLPLADARVVELEGDAAFRWLCEFPDRRAFLDARFLLRTQHVEHLTYGSATRLALTRTGKTLFKGLTLGDVVRMQVDLETDGLSPSEPGSRILIAACGATGHPVELLRGDERDILNDLVALVREWDPDILEGHNIFRFDLPYLMARARAHGIRLALGRDGSEPRAGTERNFAIGGITRPFVPVYLFGRHVIDTYLAVQRFDWARASLSSYGLKEAARSFGIAENDRVELPGAAIASVYREDPERVLTYAAQDIRETARLAELVTATEFYQTQMVPDAYGSCAVSGSGEKINSLFVREYLARGAAIPRPLPTVSYAGGYTDVRMTGVIDRVVKADVESLYPSLMLTQRIAPVTDSLGIFLPALRELTRRRLEAKARAQGAEGAERHLWDGLQGSFKVLVNSFYGYLGAAGFNFNDPAAAGRVTELGRELVQRIAADMEASGSRVIEIDTDGVYFVPPPEVAGEGAERAYVEAVGARCLAEGIRLAFDGRFRAMVSLKTKNYVLEGYDGEKTFRGASLRSRADEPYGRDFLASAVDLLLAHRVEEIGALYAATIEDLVRHRVSIERLSRRERVTDKTFTSAAKQRVAEVARDTPVGEYLRVYERANGRLGRSGDYTSNDESVTYYVEKLYKFALRLREAFGDRFDSLIPRPTPEGLPAQERLDLF
- a CDS encoding PaaI family thioesterase; its protein translation is MSHPKLPNSHRCFVCGDDNPHGLRRRFHTDGERVWTRFTPDVPHMGFAGIAHGGVLAALLDETMGWAPAMAAGRFCMAIELNLEYRRAVPIGTEVTVVGWSTEHRRRIWQAEGEIRDADGTVYVRGHGRFMPMSVERTRQVLDTLVFDEDCVARERLDGSAAPTDGGPA
- a CDS encoding KH domain-containing protein; translation: MADTSNPVAEPDDAGEERALSTQDLAHSVVQEICAASGLEMSAKLHDQQDAYIHIELLGEEGAQVFGHSGRTLDALQYLVNLIVARRTNENARILLDAGGYREQRAERLRTMALECAAQVKERAEECELDPLPPHERRLVHRALLDDPEVRTYSEGVEPNRCVIIAPR
- a CDS encoding YidC/Oxa1 family membrane protein insertase yields the protein MRRLFPLTIVLWAMVFFAVYGRPRAAAQGTPQTPPGAAGRPEAPAAPADPLARAHQLEQDGLYQDALNEYNRIVREQRKARPEVAAEALYSAGRYAATKPTGLDQAHQMWRQLRDEFPKTAAARRLTTPTDNMPDGPMAGLEKRIDRRNSADFRYKMIDGLVKATGSTPAFSYALALILLAVAVKMLLLPLTKRQYASMREMQRMQPLVNDLKKKFKGQELQAKTMELYKLHGVNPLAGCLPALLQMPFLIGIYTAIREYEIAFAHGKFLWIGSGLAKGSPEFMGQSAIARNLAQPDVPLLALYCITNYVTMRMTPAQDPQQQQSQNMMALMTSVIFFWMFLSYKWSSAFVLYWLALNLFSIWQQYEYVYKPHRERQLSAVEPAAAPQRAEPARNGAGAPRETAGRTTAPQASARVRPRRKRSR
- the yidD gene encoding membrane protein insertion efficiency factor YidD — encoded protein: MRGFADARRRTAPVVAFVRTAPRRAAVALIRLYQATGRFRPPACRFYPTCSEYTAQAIGRYGLLKGASLGCWRILRCNPFSRGGHDPVP
- the rnpA gene encoding ribonuclease P protein component, whose translation is MLPECNRLRRARDFQAVYRRGRSQANTFLVLYARQNRSELVRIGYSIGKKVGGAVQRNRAKRRMREICRAALPGMRRGFDLIFVGRAPMRDADFDALRDSAKGLMAHLGVASFGPR
- the rpmH gene encoding 50S ribosomal protein L34, which produces MKRTYQPKKRRHKRVHGFMRRMSSKDGRNVLRARRLKGRERLTV